The Salinispora tropica CNB-440 genome has a window encoding:
- a CDS encoding DUF1540 domain-containing protein, translating into MKTLLQSPPVRECAATACSFNDGGCHAPAITVASAGDAASCATFVESTVSGGIAEVTGAVGACARSECAFNTNLACTAESITVGPGATASDCLTYRPA; encoded by the coding sequence ATGAAAACTCTGTTGCAGTCACCCCCGGTACGCGAATGCGCCGCCACGGCGTGCAGCTTCAACGACGGCGGCTGCCACGCTCCCGCGATCACCGTGGCCTCGGCGGGTGACGCCGCGTCCTGCGCGACGTTCGTGGAATCCACCGTTTCCGGCGGGATCGCCGAGGTGACCGGCGCGGTAGGCGCCTGCGCCCGCTCCGAGTGCGCCTTCAACACCAACCTCGCCTGCACCGCCGAGTCCATCACCGTCGGTCCCGGTGCCACGGCCAGCGACTGCCTCACCTACCGGCCCGCCTGA
- a CDS encoding DUF2470 domain-containing protein, producing MAFHPGDWQASLTSSALARGATSETALAGTRILPTDHHAVVSRSALSAATSLRLRLGDAAVDLIESHAVLPDGTVILAVDAMSPTGGLLVAARGRHGEVQLDVTQLVPVAVRSRVRARVRVTGTAHRFDPASLESCDADTVMSLLDLPPVALWAVEPVEVAVTSGDDEAVVSGSTYRATCPDPLATVEATHLEHLIRHHRDAVDQLTTLVNPELTTKATRVVPVAVDADGVVLRAEGPDGHLDVRLPFAHRATSSASLVEGLRALLAKAAPRRPIRSPHHTTAVTDSSATACVLPAGECGIPSV from the coding sequence ATGGCGTTCCATCCAGGCGACTGGCAAGCGAGTCTGACCAGTTCAGCGCTCGCCCGCGGGGCGACGTCGGAGACAGCGCTGGCGGGCACCCGTATCCTGCCGACCGACCACCACGCGGTGGTCTCGCGCTCTGCCCTCTCCGCCGCCACGTCCCTACGGCTGCGTCTCGGCGACGCCGCCGTCGACCTGATCGAGTCGCATGCCGTGCTGCCTGACGGCACGGTGATCCTGGCGGTCGACGCGATGAGCCCGACCGGCGGGCTGCTGGTGGCGGCGCGCGGTCGACACGGAGAGGTACAGCTCGACGTCACGCAGCTCGTCCCGGTCGCCGTACGCTCCCGGGTGCGGGCCAGAGTGCGGGTCACGGGCACCGCGCACCGATTCGACCCGGCGAGCCTGGAGTCCTGCGACGCCGACACGGTGATGTCCCTGCTCGATCTGCCCCCCGTGGCGCTCTGGGCGGTCGAACCGGTGGAGGTCGCGGTCACCAGCGGCGACGACGAGGCCGTGGTAAGCGGCAGTACCTACCGGGCGACCTGCCCGGATCCGCTCGCCACTGTCGAAGCCACTCACCTGGAGCATCTCATCCGGCACCACCGGGATGCGGTGGACCAGCTAACGACGCTGGTCAACCCAGAGTTGACGACCAAGGCGACGCGAGTGGTACCGGTTGCGGTCGACGCCGACGGCGTGGTGCTCCGCGCCGAGGGGCCAGACGGACACCTCGATGTCCGACTGCCGTTCGCCCACCGGGCCACCTCAAGCGCCAGCCTCGTCGAGGGGCTTCGGGCCCTGCTCGCCAAGGCGGCACCGCGCCGGCCCATCCGCTCGCCCCACCACACCACCGCCGTGACTGACTCGTCGGCAACCGCCTGCGTTCTCCCGGCAGGGGAGTGTGGAATTCCCTCCGTCTGA
- a CDS encoding DUF2470 domain-containing protein: protein MSNTHPDASAQRLRTIVAAATSLELRTPGHRADLINRHSLDSRGRIQIDLPVNSRLATDIAHQREVAAVVEIADVAPTPVRERIRGRGTLSGWLTPVAPRDTGDGDEELTVEFDLATIELSIDGVTTMVDPVDFAAAEPDPLATEEAELLCHLDRHHPRTVEWLCRLVAPRHRYGVRRVVPLRLDRYGLVLRLERVSGHRDVRLGFTPALRHPDELRQRMAELLDRGATCGRRSRTWLS from the coding sequence TTGAGCAACACCCACCCCGACGCTTCCGCGCAGCGGCTGCGGACGATCGTCGCTGCGGCCACCTCGCTGGAACTGCGGACACCCGGGCATCGGGCCGACCTGATCAACCGGCACTCACTCGACTCCCGTGGCCGGATCCAGATCGATCTCCCGGTCAACAGTCGGCTCGCCACCGACATCGCCCACCAGCGTGAGGTCGCGGCAGTCGTCGAGATCGCCGACGTGGCTCCGACGCCGGTCCGGGAGCGGATCCGAGGCCGTGGCACGCTCAGCGGCTGGCTCACCCCGGTCGCCCCCCGCGACACCGGAGACGGAGACGAGGAGCTGACCGTCGAGTTCGACCTCGCCACCATCGAGCTCAGTATCGACGGGGTCACCACGATGGTCGATCCGGTCGACTTCGCCGCCGCCGAACCAGACCCGCTCGCCACCGAGGAGGCGGAACTCCTCTGCCACCTCGACCGCCATCACCCGCGTACGGTCGAGTGGCTCTGCCGTCTGGTCGCACCACGACACCGGTACGGCGTGCGGCGGGTCGTCCCGCTTCGCCTGGACCGGTATGGGCTGGTGCTCCGGCTGGAGCGCGTGAGCGGCCACCGCGACGTTCGGCTCGGGTTCACACCCGCGTTGCGCCACCCGGACGAGCTCCGCCAGCGCATGGCCGAGCTGCTTGACCGGGGTGCTACCTGTGGCCGGCGTTCCCGGACATGGCTGAGCTGA
- the rpsD gene encoding 30S ribosomal protein S4, with translation MNQPRPKIKRSRALGIPLTPKCVRYFERRPFPPGQHGRSRKSTSDYKIRLLEKQRLKAQYHVNEGQLRRAFTRVARLESKTGEALIVDLETRLDALVLRSGLARTIYQARQTVTHRHITVNGRRVDRPSARLRPGDVIAVATGSRTKAPFLVAAAGAHAAERSAPYLAVNLADLTVRLIRLPLRSEVPVTCQEQLVVEYYSR, from the coding sequence GTGAACCAGCCCCGCCCCAAGATCAAGCGCTCCCGCGCCCTCGGCATCCCCCTGACCCCGAAGTGCGTGCGCTACTTCGAGCGCCGCCCCTTCCCGCCCGGTCAGCACGGCCGATCCCGCAAGAGCACCAGCGACTACAAGATCCGGCTCCTGGAAAAGCAGCGACTCAAGGCGCAGTACCACGTCAACGAAGGACAATTACGGCGTGCGTTCACCCGCGTCGCCCGACTCGAGAGCAAGACCGGCGAGGCCCTCATCGTCGACCTGGAGACCAGGTTGGACGCACTGGTGCTGCGATCCGGGCTGGCGCGGACGATCTACCAGGCGCGGCAGACAGTCACTCACCGACACATCACTGTTAACGGACGCCGGGTCGACCGTCCTTCGGCACGACTGCGCCCCGGTGATGTCATTGCCGTCGCCACCGGCAGCCGTACCAAGGCGCCCTTCCTTGTCGCGGCGGCCGGGGCGCACGCAGCGGAACGCTCTGCGCCCTACCTGGCGGTCAACCTCGCCGACCTGACCGTACGACTGATCCGGCTACCGCTGCGCTCCGAGGTGCCGGTGACCTGCCAGGAACAACTCGTCGTCGAGTACTACTCACGCTGA
- a CDS encoding NUDIX hydrolase — MADDRWVPPTVLLAVDLVILTLRNACLQVLLVERGIDPYQGMFALPGGFLNHEREDLVTAAHRELAEEAGLGPDQLHLEQLAVYGAPDRDPRGRVVSAAYLAIAPRLPEPIAGTDAVQACWTPVAQALSGAPRLAFDHEQILADGVDRAREKLERTALATAFCGPTFTIAELQDVYEIVWGVPLDPRNFYRKVQSADGFIVPADASRKTDGGRPARLFRPGPRTTLHPPMPRPHSRADKEKA; from the coding sequence ATGGCTGACGATCGATGGGTACCGCCAACCGTCCTTCTCGCGGTTGACCTTGTCATCCTCACCCTGCGGAATGCGTGCCTGCAGGTGCTGTTGGTCGAACGCGGCATCGATCCCTACCAGGGCATGTTTGCCCTTCCCGGTGGCTTCCTCAACCACGAGCGAGAAGATCTCGTGACGGCCGCACACCGCGAGCTGGCTGAGGAGGCCGGTCTGGGGCCGGATCAGCTGCACCTCGAACAGCTCGCCGTCTACGGTGCGCCGGATCGCGATCCCCGAGGACGGGTGGTCTCCGCGGCATACCTGGCTATCGCTCCTCGGCTACCCGAACCTATCGCCGGCACCGACGCGGTCCAGGCGTGCTGGACCCCGGTGGCGCAGGCGTTGTCCGGCGCACCACGGCTCGCATTCGATCACGAGCAGATCCTGGCCGACGGGGTTGACCGGGCGCGGGAAAAGCTGGAGCGGACGGCGCTCGCCACCGCTTTCTGCGGTCCGACCTTCACGATCGCCGAACTTCAGGACGTCTACGAAATCGTGTGGGGCGTACCGCTAGATCCGCGCAATTTCTACCGAAAAGTCCAGAGTGCAGATGGCTTCATCGTCCCCGCTGACGCGAGTCGCAAGACCGACGGGGGCCGCCCCGCACGGCTGTTCCGCCCCGGGCCCCGCACCACTCTTCACCCCCCGATGCCCCGCCCCCACAGCAGGGCAGACAAGGAGAAGGCGTGA
- a CDS encoding 5'-methylthioadenosine/S-adenosylhomocysteine nucleosidase, whose amino-acid sequence MNTNSGFVVILTALNLEYEAVRDQLADLRVRPHPAGTRFEVGKLGQSGCRVALGLAGKGNHPAAVIAERAIAQFSPTAMLFVGIAGGLWPTIRLGDVVVASKVYAYHGGTSEDDGLKARPKSWEIPHEADQIAHHLDRSGTWHRNLPTATAPRVHFGPIAAGEVVQDSGISDQARWIRQHYHDAMAIEMEGAGAAQAGHLNRALPVVVVRGISDHADGSKAAMDGQNWQPKAARHAAAFATALAEELITQSPHSRGDTDRDGSRTMQMTNSNLATGNAQVGFQAGQINGNITVGATPAQSTDDVAASIAELRTRLKQAHLDGQLDEETYVAAESELEAAAECVAAGIPEKKSGLVVALKRLRGLVADVSELAARLAAIIAVVRSMS is encoded by the coding sequence GTGAACACGAACAGCGGTTTCGTCGTGATCCTCACGGCGCTGAACCTCGAGTACGAAGCGGTCCGCGACCAACTGGCCGACCTTCGGGTACGCCCCCACCCGGCCGGAACCCGCTTCGAAGTAGGCAAGCTCGGCCAGAGCGGCTGCCGGGTCGCGCTGGGACTGGCTGGCAAGGGCAACCATCCGGCCGCAGTAATCGCGGAACGAGCGATCGCACAGTTCTCACCGACCGCGATGCTGTTCGTGGGAATCGCTGGCGGGTTGTGGCCCACCATCCGGCTCGGTGATGTCGTCGTCGCCAGCAAGGTCTACGCCTACCACGGTGGCACCAGCGAGGACGACGGTCTGAAGGCACGACCGAAGTCGTGGGAGATACCCCACGAGGCTGATCAGATCGCCCACCACCTCGATCGTTCTGGCACGTGGCATCGGAACCTTCCCACCGCCACGGCACCCCGCGTCCACTTCGGTCCGATCGCCGCGGGAGAAGTCGTACAGGACTCGGGCATCTCCGACCAGGCCCGCTGGATTCGTCAGCACTACCACGACGCCATGGCGATCGAGATGGAAGGCGCAGGCGCGGCTCAGGCGGGCCATCTCAACAGGGCTCTGCCCGTGGTGGTCGTACGCGGCATCAGTGACCACGCCGACGGCAGCAAGGCAGCCATGGACGGACAGAACTGGCAACCGAAGGCCGCACGGCACGCTGCCGCGTTCGCTACCGCACTCGCAGAAGAACTGATCACTCAGTCCCCCCACAGCCGGGGCGACACCGACCGGGACGGGAGCCGCACGATGCAGATGACCAACTCCAACCTCGCCACCGGAAACGCGCAGGTCGGGTTCCAGGCCGGGCAGATCAACGGCAACATCACCGTCGGGGCCACCCCCGCCCAGTCGACCGACGACGTTGCGGCCAGCATTGCGGAGCTGCGAACCCGACTCAAGCAGGCCCACCTCGACGGGCAACTGGACGAAGAAACCTACGTCGCCGCCGAGTCGGAGTTGGAAGCAGCGGCGGAGTGTGTCGCGGCGGGCATACCGGAGAAGAAGAGTGGCCTGGTGGTCGCGCTCAAGCGATTGCGCGGTCTGGTGGCCGATGTGTCGGAGCTGGCGGCGCGGCTAGCGGCCATCATCGCCGTGGTGCGGAGTATGTCATGA
- a CDS encoding dienelactone hydrolase family protein translates to MGGGREVTYDIDGLTMVGYMSRPAGGGPWPAVLLGHDGVGLDDYQRGRADDLAEHGYLTFAMDYHGGRTFFGEPQAMLDRLLPLMADPARMLTIGQAALDVLLAEPGADHHQIATLGYGGGGRIVLELARTGVPFKALAVIHPGLPTPRAEDWTNACGTFLLCTGSEDPICTPAHISTFSNALQEAGVDWRAHIYGGAKHAFWAAPTRPDGTPTGGADHLSPTVPGVGYHAAHSARAWRAVLDLFGERIGLPSPAC, encoded by the coding sequence ATGGGCGGAGGCCGGGAAGTCACGTATGACATCGACGGATTGACGATGGTCGGTTACATGTCGCGGCCGGCGGGCGGTGGGCCGTGGCCGGCCGTGCTTCTTGGACATGACGGCGTCGGTCTCGATGACTATCAACGCGGCCGAGCCGACGACCTCGCCGAACACGGCTATCTGACCTTCGCGATGGACTACCACGGCGGCCGGACCTTCTTCGGCGAGCCGCAAGCGATGCTGGATCGACTCCTGCCGCTGATGGCCGACCCCGCCCGCATGTTGACCATCGGTCAGGCCGCGCTCGACGTGCTACTCGCCGAACCCGGCGCCGATCACCACCAAATCGCTACGCTCGGTTACGGGGGTGGCGGTCGAATCGTACTGGAACTCGCCAGGACGGGAGTGCCCTTCAAAGCGCTCGCCGTAATCCACCCCGGTCTGCCAACTCCGCGCGCCGAGGACTGGACGAATGCCTGTGGAACCTTCCTGCTCTGTACCGGTTCCGAAGATCCAATCTGTACTCCCGCTCACATCTCAACGTTCAGCAACGCACTCCAGGAAGCTGGCGTCGATTGGCGGGCACATATTTACGGCGGAGCCAAACATGCCTTCTGGGCCGCTCCGACTCGGCCTGACGGGACACCTACCGGCGGCGCTGACCACCTCAGCCCCACTGTGCCCGGTGTGGGCTACCACGCCGCCCACTCCGCGCGGGCGTGGCGGGCGGTTCTCGACTTGTTCGGCGAACGCATCGGGTTGCCGTCGCCCGCCTGCTAG
- a CDS encoding glutamate decarboxylase yields the protein MSNTRRPVDSAEADVVEVNPLFARPGESTELARFSIPDCESLPETAYQIVHDEVALDGNARLNLATFVGTWMDSHAEKLYADTFDKNLIDKDEYKATDAIEERCRIILADLWHAPEPRNTIGASTIGSSEACMLGGLALKRRWQHARRSVGKSSERPNLVMSSAVQVCWKKFCSYWDVEARIVSISEERKVLDGHDLRSYVDENTIGVVAVFGVTYTGMYEPVERIAAALDEIQASKGLDIPIHVDGATGAFVAPFIQPHITWDFRISRVASINVSSHKYGLVYPGLGWIVWRDQAALPEDLRFRVAYLGGETPTVGLSFTRPGAQVLLQYYLFLRLGRDGYQRVHQATQDVAQYLSREIAKMPQFELWSDGSDLPVLTWHLRKGRSYNWNQYHLSDRLRMKGWQVPTYPMPDDLTHLTVQRIVVRGGLSRDLAGALVADLHAEVGFLESLTAPIEALGERPGFHH from the coding sequence ATGTCGAACACGCGGCGACCTGTGGATTCTGCCGAGGCGGACGTGGTCGAAGTGAATCCGCTGTTCGCGCGTCCGGGTGAGTCGACCGAGCTTGCTCGATTCTCGATTCCAGACTGTGAGTCACTGCCGGAAACCGCATACCAGATCGTGCACGACGAGGTGGCGCTCGACGGCAACGCGCGGCTGAACCTAGCGACTTTTGTCGGCACCTGGATGGACAGTCACGCCGAAAAGCTGTACGCCGACACCTTCGACAAGAATTTGATCGACAAAGACGAATACAAGGCTACGGACGCAATAGAGGAACGGTGTCGGATCATCCTGGCGGATCTCTGGCATGCGCCGGAACCCCGGAATACCATCGGCGCGTCCACGATCGGTTCGTCTGAGGCGTGCATGCTGGGAGGGTTGGCGCTCAAGCGTCGCTGGCAGCATGCGCGTCGTAGTGTCGGAAAGTCGAGCGAACGTCCCAATCTGGTGATGTCGAGCGCAGTGCAGGTGTGTTGGAAGAAGTTCTGTAGCTACTGGGACGTGGAAGCGCGAATCGTGTCGATCTCCGAGGAGCGCAAGGTGCTCGACGGTCACGATCTTCGGTCGTACGTGGACGAGAACACGATCGGCGTCGTGGCGGTGTTTGGCGTGACATACACCGGAATGTATGAGCCGGTGGAGCGGATCGCGGCGGCGCTGGACGAGATCCAGGCTTCGAAAGGTCTGGATATCCCTATCCATGTCGACGGAGCTACCGGCGCATTCGTGGCGCCCTTCATTCAACCCCACATCACTTGGGACTTTCGCATCAGTAGGGTCGCGTCGATTAATGTTTCGAGCCACAAGTACGGGCTGGTCTACCCGGGTCTGGGATGGATTGTTTGGCGGGATCAGGCGGCGCTGCCCGAGGACCTGCGGTTCCGGGTGGCCTACCTGGGTGGCGAGACGCCGACTGTCGGGTTGAGTTTCACCCGACCGGGGGCTCAGGTGTTACTGCAGTACTACTTGTTCCTGCGCCTCGGCCGGGACGGCTATCAGCGGGTGCATCAGGCCACACAAGACGTGGCACAGTACCTGTCCCGGGAGATCGCCAAAATGCCGCAGTTCGAGCTGTGGAGTGACGGCAGTGACCTTCCGGTGCTGACGTGGCATCTTCGAAAGGGGCGTTCCTATAACTGGAACCAGTATCATCTGTCCGATCGATTGCGTATGAAAGGGTGGCAGGTCCCCACGTACCCGATGCCCGACGACCTAACTCACCTCACCGTTCAGCGGATCGTGGTCCGCGGCGGTCTCAGCCGCGACCTCGCCGGGGCGTTAGTCGCCGATCTCCATGCAGAGGTAGGATTTCTCGAATCCCTAACTGCTCCTATCGAGGCTTTGGGTGAGCGACCCGGGTTCCATCACTGA
- the gadC gene encoding putative glutamine/gamma-aminobutyrate antiporter GadC: MASSDIMPSTRSPATITVVGLAMLNIVAVVSLDGPPTEAEYGLSAAFYYLFAAVFFLVPVSLVAAELTTAWPERGGVFRWAGEAFGARWGFLAIFLLIAQVTIWFPLVLTFAAISLAYTGPEATVDQKLSGNQLYVLVSVLAVYWLATAIAARGVAAFTRVAKWGGIVGTIIPAAALVTLGIAYLLTGGESQIPLRWDDAIPDLSNVSNLALAASIFLFYSGMEMNAVHVQDVRNPDRGYPVAILFAALGTATILILGTLTIAFVVPREETGGTQSLLITFINAFHWFGLSWATPILAFALAIGVLAGIVTWVAGPSSAMHSVAKAGYLPTFFHAANKNRMPIRIMLVQAVAVSAVAVVFVFMPSVQAAFQILSQLAGLLYLVVYLTMFASAIYLRYRQPDRPRPYRVPGGLAGMWIIGGAGFVASALALASSLVPPSQIGIGSPARYLGLLVGLAALIITAPLLLFARRKPHWRDPASNVEPFAWETPDDRPGP; encoded by the coding sequence ATGGCTTCCTCCGACATAATGCCATCGACCAGAAGCCCGGCGACCATCACTGTTGTCGGGTTGGCGATGCTCAACATCGTCGCGGTCGTCAGCCTGGACGGGCCGCCGACCGAGGCCGAGTACGGACTCAGCGCGGCCTTCTATTACCTGTTTGCGGCGGTCTTCTTCCTCGTTCCGGTTTCGCTTGTCGCAGCCGAGCTCACCACCGCGTGGCCCGAGAGGGGCGGCGTGTTCAGGTGGGCCGGAGAGGCATTCGGGGCCCGCTGGGGTTTCCTGGCGATCTTTCTGCTGATCGCCCAGGTGACGATCTGGTTTCCACTGGTCCTCACCTTCGCCGCGATCTCCCTGGCCTACACCGGCCCCGAGGCGACAGTCGACCAGAAGCTCTCCGGTAACCAGCTCTACGTTCTGGTCTCCGTGCTTGCCGTCTACTGGCTCGCCACCGCCATCGCCGCCCGTGGGGTAGCCGCCTTCACCCGGGTCGCGAAGTGGGGTGGAATTGTCGGGACGATCATCCCCGCCGCCGCCCTCGTCACCCTCGGCATCGCCTACCTGCTCACCGGGGGCGAGTCGCAGATCCCATTACGCTGGGATGACGCGATTCCCGACTTGAGCAACGTGAGCAATCTGGCGCTCGCGGCGAGCATCTTTCTTTTTTATTCTGGCATGGAAATGAACGCGGTCCACGTCCAAGATGTAAGGAATCCGGATCGGGGGTATCCGGTTGCGATACTTTTCGCAGCGTTGGGAACAGCGACCATCCTCATTTTGGGGACACTCACGATCGCCTTCGTCGTGCCCAGGGAAGAAACTGGCGGCACCCAGTCCCTACTCATCACTTTTATCAACGCGTTTCACTGGTTCGGCCTGTCCTGGGCTACGCCGATCCTGGCGTTCGCGCTCGCGATTGGTGTCCTGGCCGGCATTGTGACCTGGGTGGCCGGACCTTCCAGCGCCATGCACTCGGTGGCGAAGGCAGGCTACCTGCCCACCTTCTTTCATGCCGCCAACAAGAACAGGATGCCCATCCGAATCATGCTGGTCCAGGCAGTCGCGGTCAGCGCCGTAGCAGTCGTGTTTGTCTTCATGCCGTCGGTGCAGGCGGCCTTCCAGATCCTCAGCCAGTTGGCCGGACTCCTGTATCTGGTGGTCTACCTGACCATGTTCGCCTCGGCGATCTACCTCCGCTACCGCCAACCTGACCGACCACGGCCATACCGAGTGCCGGGCGGACTCGCGGGAATGTGGATCATCGGCGGAGCCGGCTTTGTCGCCTCGGCACTCGCCCTCGCCTCGAGCCTCGTGCCACCGAGCCAGATCGGCATTGGCAGCCCCGCTCGCTACCTCGGCCTACTGGTCGGGCTGGCCGCTTTGATCATCACAGCCCCACTTCTGCTGTTCGCGAGGCGCAAGCCGCACTGGCGCGACCCGGCCAGCAATGTCGAACCGTTCGCCTGGGAGACCCCCGATGACCGCCCCGGCCCCTGA
- a CDS encoding pentapeptide repeat-containing protein — translation MLMPVRSSGPRRATDPRKRREPRSPVPPTEVDLWEATVLESESTLTCQALYSARLTGQDASSVTFRQCRFRGADLAECRLDQVVLSDCLVTDSSWANLRADGGEMARVRLAQCRMTGVTWADGVLRDVTVTGCRVDLSAWRMTTFDAVRFEDCNLQGADFTNADLRGATFRGCDLTGAVFHHASMEGTRFRGCTLAGVGDFSSWRGAVVDHEDLISLSYGLAQAAGIQVEN, via the coding sequence GTGCTCATGCCTGTCCGATCCTCGGGTCCACGACGCGCCACCGACCCACGGAAGCGACGGGAGCCGCGTAGCCCCGTTCCGCCCACCGAGGTCGACCTGTGGGAGGCGACCGTGTTGGAGTCGGAGTCAACACTGACGTGCCAGGCTCTCTACAGCGCGCGGCTGACCGGCCAGGATGCCTCGTCGGTGACCTTCCGGCAGTGCCGGTTTCGTGGGGCTGACCTGGCAGAGTGTCGACTGGATCAGGTGGTGTTGAGTGACTGCCTGGTGACGGATTCCAGTTGGGCCAATCTGCGCGCCGACGGTGGAGAGATGGCCCGGGTGCGGCTGGCGCAGTGCAGGATGACGGGCGTGACGTGGGCTGACGGCGTGCTGCGGGATGTCACCGTCACCGGATGCCGGGTGGACCTGTCGGCGTGGCGGATGACGACTTTCGATGCGGTGAGGTTCGAGGACTGCAACCTTCAGGGCGCTGACTTCACCAATGCGGACCTGCGGGGCGCGACCTTCCGAGGCTGTGATCTGACCGGGGCGGTGTTCCACCACGCGTCGATGGAGGGCACGCGGTTTCGGGGCTGCACCCTGGCTGGTGTCGGCGACTTCTCCAGCTGGCGTGGCGCTGTTGTGGACCACGAGGATCTGATCAGCCTGTCATACGGACTCGCCCAGGCGGCCGGCATCCAGGTGGAGAACTGA
- a CDS encoding DUF397 domain-containing protein: MTGARWHKSTRSGANGGWCVEVADNLPSVVLVRDTKDRDGGTLQFNPTVWQTFVDFAKRH; this comes from the coding sequence ATGACTGGTGCCCGATGGCACAAATCAACGCGGTCCGGCGCCAACGGCGGGTGGTGCGTCGAGGTGGCCGACAACCTGCCCAGCGTCGTGCTCGTGCGTGACACCAAGGACCGGGACGGCGGCACCCTCCAGTTCAACCCAACCGTGTGGCAGACCTTCGTCGACTTCGCCAAGCGACACTGA